A region of the Candidatus Cloacimonadota bacterium genome:
TCTGCCAAGTGATCAGAATCTGCCTGCAACGCGTCACCCACTACAACAAGTCACCATATAGAGCCGATCTGATCGAACCATGGCAAATGAAAATCAGGCTGGTATAAAAAAATGGGGGAATGCCAGCTCACTTTCCGCTTGACACCACAAGAGCTTCCCGGCGATGGTCACGCTAGTGAAAAATGACCACTGAGGACTTGATGAAAGAAGGTTTCCTGCCTAAAAACGATTTTCACTCCATTTTCTTCACCGACCAGGCGGAGCAGTGCAGTGACGACATAAAGACATTATTCCTGAGACACTTGGAATATTCCCTTGTAAAGGACACCACCAACGCGCAGCCTTGGGACATCTTTTTCGCCCTGGGGCTCAGCCTGCGCGACAAGCTGATCGAACGCTGGCTGCGCACCCAGTATGAATACCGCAAGCAGGACGTGAAGAAGGTTTTCTACCTCTCCATGGAATTTCTCATCGGCCGCCTGCTGGCCAACACCCTGATCAATCTGGAGGAATACGACAACGCCTACGACCTGCTGAAGGAATACGGCTACGCGCTGGAGGACATCATCGAGCTGGAGCCGGACATGGGCCTCGGCAACGGCGGCTTGGGTCGGCTGGCAGCCTGCTTCATGGATTCCCTGGCCACCCAGGCTTATCCCGCCTACGGTTACGGCATCCGCTATGAGTTTGGCATCTTCAAGCAGAGCATCGTGCAGGGCTACCAGGTGGAGGAGCCCGACCACTGGCTCAAAAAAGGCTGCCCCTGGGAGATCAGGCGTCCCGAGATCACCTACCGCGTGCGCTTCGGAGGCAGGGTGCTCAGCGAGGAAATGCCGGACGGGCGCGTGATCCACCGCTGGGTGGATACCAACGACGTGATGGCCGTGGCCTGGGACATCCCCATCCCCGGCTACAAGGTGGACAACGTGAACAACCTGCGCCTCTGGCAGGCCACCGCCACCGACGAATTTGACTTCGACTATTTTAACAGCGGCGACTACGTGCGCGCCGTGGAAAAGAAAAACATCTCCGAAAACATCTCCAAGGTGCTCTATCCCAACGACAACATCCATCTGGGCAAGGTGCTGCGCCTGGAGCAGGAATACTTCTTCGTGAGCGCCACCCTCCAGGACGTACTCCAGGGCTGGAAACAGGATCACGACAGCTTTGCGGAGCTTCCGGACAAGATCGCCGTCCAACTCAATGACACCCACCCCGCCCTGGCCATCCCGGAACTGCTGCGCATCCTCATCGACGAGGAGCGGCTGGATTTCGCCTCCGCCTGGAACATCACCCGCCGCTGCTTCAGCTATACCAACCACACCATCCTGCCCGAAGCCCTGGAAAAATGGAGCGTGGAACTCTTTAAGGAACTGCTGCCCCGCCACTTGGAACTCATCTACCAGATCAACAACCACATCCTCGGCGAGGTTGCCCGCCTCCATCCCGGCGACCTCACCAAGCTGCGCAACCTCAGCGTGATCGAGGAAGGACCCCAAAAAAACCTGCGCATGGCCCAGCTTTGCCTCCACGGCTCCCACGCCGTGAACGGGGTGGCCAAGCTCCATTCCCAGATCATCAAGGACCGCATTTTCCCCGATTTCTACGAGATGTATCCCGAACGCTTTCAAAACAAGACCAACGGCATCACCCCCCGCCTCTGGCTCAAGGTCTGCAATCCCCAGCTCGCCAGCCTCATCTCCGAACACATCGGCGAGGCCTGGGTGGCCGATCTGGAACTCCTCCGCGGCCTCGAACGCTACGCCGCCGACCCCGAATTTCAGGACGCCTTCCTGGAGATCAAACAGATCAACAAAAAAGCCCTCAGCCGCCACATCTTCCGCGTGACCGGAATCCGCACCCCCGCGGACAGCATCTTCGACGCCCAGATCAAACGCCTCCACGAATACAAACGCCAGTTGCTCAACGTCCTCGGCACCATCGCCCGCTATCTGCGCATCAAGGACGACCCCCAGGCCCCTTGCGTGCCCCGCACCGTCATCTTCGCCGGCAAGGCCGCACCCGGCTACCACCTGGCCAAAGTGCTCATCAAGCTGATCAACAACCTCGGCGTGGTGGTGAACAAGGACCCCGACGTCGCCGACCGCCTCAAGGTGGTCTTCCTGCCGGATTACACCGTATCCCTTGCCGAAAAGATCATTCCCGCCGCCGACGTCTCCGTGCAGATCTCCACCGCCGGCTTCGAGGCCAGCGGCACCGGAAACATGAAGTTCGCCCTCAACGGCGCCCTCACCCTTGGCACCCTGGACGGCGCCAACGTGGAAATGGCCGAGGAGATCGGCCCTGAAAACATGTTCATCTTTGGCCTCAACGCCGCCGAGGTGAGCGCCCTCAAACAATCCGGCTACAATCCCTACGACCACTACAACGCCGATGCAGAACTGCGCCGCGCCATCGAGGCCATCGCCGCCGACCTGTTCTCCCCCAGGGAAAAAGGCATCTTCGACCCCATCGTCCGCTCCCTGCTCGATTCCGGCGACCCCTACTGCATCATGGCGGACTTCCGCTCCTTCCTCGACGCCTCGCAGCGCATCGACGAACTCTGGCCAGACCGCCGCGCCTGGGCCCACAAAGCCATCCTCAACATCGCCCGCGTGGGCAAATTCTCCTCCGACCGCGCCATCCGCGAATACGCGAGCGAGATCTGGGACGTGAAACCCGTTCTCCTGGACCTGCCCTAAACCCCGGAACTGATCCATGAAACCCGCCGGCCTGTGGAATTATTTGCTCCTCCTGGCGGGAACCCTTCTGCCGCCGGCCCTCTGCCCCGCCCAGGTGCTGATCAACGAGGTCTGCTACGACCCCGAAGGCGCGGATGGCGGCAAGGAATGGGTGGAACTTTACAACGCCGGCAACACTGATGTCAACCTCGCGGGGGCCAAGCTTTTCTGCGGGGGTGCCGATTTTGTGGAGCTTTTCACTTTCCCCCACTATGTCCTGCGCGCGCATCGCTTTGTGCTGGTGGGAGATGAGCAGGTCAGCCAGGCGGTTTTCATCACACCCCTCACCCTGCAAAACGGAGGTGCGGAAACCGACGGCATCCGCTATCTTTCTCCTGATGGATATTACACCGATACAGTGCTTTACGATTCACCCAACGCCAACAGCCTCCCCGACGACACCGGCTCGGTGGGTACAAATTTCGCGCCGGACGTTCCGGAGGCCTGCTCCCTGGCCCGGCGCATGGACGGATACGACACAAACAACTGCGAGACAGACTTTTGCGGGGATGCCGAACCAACTCCGGGACTGCCCAACCGTGTCCGCGTGGATTACGCCCTCCTGCATCCGCAAACCTGGCAGGAAGCGGGTGACTGGTGCTTCGGGCTTTGGGTGAAAAATCTTTCCGACATCAGTCCCACACTCAGCGCTGATCTGCGCATCTATTTGGACGGCATGAAGATAGCGGAAAATATCGTGTCCGACCTCGCCGCCGGTGATTCTCTTTGGCGGCAGTACAACCTGCCCGTCTCCGACGCGGAGAACCATCAGATATCCGCCCAGCTGGAACTCGATAACGATCCCGATCCGGCCAACAATTCCGTGACCCTGGACCTGTTTCTGCAAAACCTCAGCCTGCCGCTGATCAACGAAGTGATGTTCGCTCCAGAGACAGGAAAGCAGGAATGGATCGAGCTTTGGGTGGATTCCGTTCCTGTCCGGGAGGATTTTGGCATCAGGGACGCTGGAGGCAACGACTTCAGCTTTTCCCTGCCCGCCCGCGCCGGCTATTTTGTGCTCTGCGCGGCTCCGGAACTGTTTTTGCTCCAATATCCTGGCTGTCCTGCCAACGCGGTGGTCGGCACCAACGGCTGGGCCGCCCTGAACAACGACGGCGACAGCCTCCTCCTGTTGAACGCCGCTGGCGACAGCCTCAACCAGATGAGCTTCAGCGGCGCTAACGCCCAGCCGGGAACATCGTTGGAACGCCAGCAGGATTCCTCGCAGCAAACGATCTGGCGCCTTTCGCTCGACCCCTCGGGCTCCACCCCTGGCCTGGCCAACAGCCAGAGCGTGGTGGTGCCGGATTTCCAGGGCCAGGTGAGCATCCAGGGTAGTCCCTGCAACCCTCATAAGGGCGAACAAATACACATATTTTACCAACTCGGCAGTCCCCAGAGCCAACTCAACTGCCGAGTTTACGACCTCAGCGGCTGTCTGCTGCGGGTTTTGGCTGACAACACTCCGGTGCCCGCGGAGGGCCGGCTAAGCTGGGATGGAAAGGACGCGGCTGGCAAGATCGTGCCCCGGGGACGCTATTTCTTTGTTTGGGAAGCCCGCCCCACGGACGGGCAAAAGACATTCCGGGAACAGCTTACGGCGGTGATATTCTACTGAAGCGGCAAGCGCTTCACGACCATTGCCTGGTGCGCCGGGAGTTGGTTGACGAAGGCGTGCTTTCCCGCCAGGACGGCGTTTATTGCTTCGTGGAAAACTATGCCGCCCGTCCCGGCTTCCATCAAAAGATCTGGCAAATGAGCGGGGGAACGGCGGCCTGAGCTTCTATCGGCTCCCAATATCAATACGGTATCAATACGGAATCATTACGGATGAAATCCGTATTGATTCCGTATTGATACCGTATTGATATTGGGAGCGAACTGAGGATTTTGGAAAAAACCTCCGGGCATTTTCCCCGGATTTTTGCCTCGGGGTGGAAAGCAACCCCGGTTTTCCAGCGTCGCCGGTCAGCGTTTCGGCGCGGAAACATCCTTTTTGATTGACAGAAACAGCGGGATGGGCAATATGGAAAGACAAGGAAAAAAGGAGAGAGGATGTCCCCGAACAAGCGTCCCCAAGTGGAATTCCTGCCCGAAGAGGTGTGGAAGTGGAAGCTGATGGAAGAGCGTTTCGACCGGGTGTTGAAGCTGCACAACTACCATGAGGTCCGCCTGCCCATCCTGCAGGACCGCGAGTTGGTGCAAAAAGGGATCACCGCGCTGATGCCGGGGCGTGAGGCGGCACGGGTGGCGGCGCGGACGCTGGACGTCTGCGGTCCGGAGGGGGGTCCGGGCAGCCTGAGCCTGCGTCCGGAAGGCACCATCAGCGTGCTTAGCCACGTGGCCAAAACCTACCGCCGGGGCGACATCCACCGCTATTATTACCACGGCCCGGTTTTCCGCCAGACGCGGGACCAGGCTCCGCGGGAGTCCTTTCAGCTGGGGGTGGAGCTTTTGGGCAGTGACAGCCTGATCTCCGAAAACGAGGTGATCAGCCTGGGCATGCGCCTGCTGCGAGAGCTCGGTTTCCGGGACGCCAGCCTGAGCCTGAACAGTTTCGGCTGTGAAAACTGCCGCCGGGATTACTTTGCCGCCGCGCGGGCCGAGCTGGGCAGGCACTGCGACGAATATTGCCCCGCCTGCCTGGGCGAATTGAAGGCCAATCCCCTGGCCGAAACGCATTGCGAGGATGAGCGCTGCCGCCACCGGGTGCCGGGCGGCCTGAAGATCCTGGACCACCTCTGCGCCCGCTGCCAGGCCAATTTTGCCAGCATCAAGAAGGTGCAGGCCAATCTGGGCCATCCCTACCGGGTGGATCCCGGCCTGTTCAAGAATTTCGCCTATTACAACGAGACCGTGTTCGACCTGGTGATCGGCGAGGGGGAAACTGAACTCACCGTGGGCGGCGGCGGCCGCTACGACTACCTCGCAGAAAAGATCAGCAAGGCGCGCATTCCCGCCGTGGGCTTCTATCTGGACCTCGACCTCGTGTTTTCCGCCATGGACGCCCGGGGGCTCTTTTTCGCCTGGGACAGTGATTTTTCCGTTTATGTCTGCGCGCAGTCGCCGAACATGGAGATGATGCTGCTGCAGATCGCCCAGGAACTGCACACCCAGGACATCATCACCGTGCTGAGCCCGGACATCCGCGACAGCGGGGAGGAACAGCTCCGCGCCCGCGCCCAAAAATGCGACCTCATGCTGGCCATCCGCGAGGAAGACATCCGCGAAGGCAAACTGCTGCTGTTCAATCTCTCGCGTGACACCCAGGCCTATATACCCTTGCACCGGCTGGCTGAATCCGTCCAGGTCGTTCGTAAAACCCTCAGAAAATAAGGAGATAATATGCAACCGATCAGCACCCTCAAAGCACCCGCGGCCCTGGGCCCCTATTCCCAGGCCATGATGATGAACAACACCCTCTTCGTTTCAGGCCAGTTGGGCATCGAGGCCGACACTGGCAACTGGGGCGAAGGTTTCGAAGCCCAGGCGAACCTCGTTTTCGCCAACCTCAAGGCCATCCTGGAAGCGGCGGGAATGAGCTTCCGCAACGTGGTGAAGGTTTCCGTGTTCCTGAAGGACATGAACGATTTTGCCGCGCTCAACGAGATCTACGCCCGCAATTTCAGCGCACCTTATCCCGCCCGGGAGGCCATCCAGGTGGCCCGGCTGCCCAAAGACGGACTGATCGAGATCTCCGTCATCGCGATGAAATGAGCATCACCACCAAAACCGGCGACGGCGGCCAGACCTCGCTTTACAGCGGGGAAAGGGTTTGGAAGGACGACCTGCGCGTGCGGGCCTACGGTGCTTTGGACGAGCTGGACGCCCATCTGGGCGACGCCCGCCACCAGATCGCGGATGCCCGGGCGCTGGCCATTCTGCTGGACATTCAGAACGCGCTCTATCGCGTGATGGGCGAGCTGGCCACCCCTGGCGGCGGCTACCCGCATCCCGTCACGGACGTAGATGTGGAGGCGATCGGCAAGCTGATCCTGGAGCTGGAAACAGCCACGCCCGTAACGGGTTTCGTGGTTCCGGGCTCGCTGCCGGCTTCCGCGCGCCTGGACATCTGCCGCACAGTGGCCCGCCGCGCCGAACGCGAGGTGGTGGCCCTGGCCCGGGCGGAAACCGTTTCGCCACCCCTGCGCCGTTTCGTGAACAGGCTTTCGGACCTGCTCTTCATCCTGGCCCGCAGCCTGGAGGCGAAGGAGGGCGCTATCCGCTATAAACAAACCCCCCAAGGAGAATGACCATGTACAAGATAGTGCTTGTCCGCCACGGCGAAAGCCTTTGGAACAAGGAAAACCTCTTCACCGGCTGGACCGACGTGGACCTTTCCGAACAGGGCGTCCGCGAGGCCAAAACCGCCGGACAGCGCTTGGCCGCGGCGGGTTTCAGCTTCGACGAAGCCTGGACCTCCGTGCTCAAGCGCGCCATCCGCACCCTCTGGCTGGTATTGGATGAAATGGACCTCATGTATCTGCCCACGCACAAGGACTGGCGCCTGAACGAACGCCACTACGGCGCGCTGCAGGGCCTCAACAAAGCCGAGACGGCCGCCAGGTACGGAGAAGAGCAGGTGAAGATCTGGCGCCGCAGCTTCGACGTTCCCCCGCCCGCCCTGGAGCTTTCGGATCCGCGCCATCCGGGCCTTGACCCCCGCTACGCGCATCTGGACAAGGACCAGCTGCCGCTCTGTGAATCCCTCAAGGACACCTGCAAACGCACCCTGCCCTTCTGGGACGAGGTGATCGTGCCCAGGCTGGTGGCCGGACGCAGGATGGTCGTGGCCGCACACGGCAACAGCCTTCGCGCCATCGTGAAAAATCTGAACGGGATCAGCGACGCGGACATCGCCGGGCTGAACATTCCCACCGGAATTCCGCTGGTCTATGAATTTGGGGCCGACCTCAGCGTGGAAAAACGCTACTATCTGGCCGACGCCGACGAACTGGCCCAGGCGGAAAGCGCCGTGGCCAACCAGGGCAAGGCCACAAAGTAGATTTTCCTTGACGAATCCGGCTTTGGCAGGAAACTTGGGCAAATCAAATCACAGGAGATTCAAATGGCTGTCAAGATCGATAAAGACACCTGCATCGGATGCGGGGCCTGCGTGGACGTTTGTCCCGTGCAAGCCCTGTCCATGGAAGACGGCAAGGCCAAATGCGACGAAGGCACCTGCATTGATTGCGGAGCCTGCATCGGCACCTGCCCCGTGCAAGCCATATCCGAATAAGCTGAACCAAAAGCTTGAGCGCGGAAGAGGGCGATGCCTTCTTCCGCCTTTGTTTAAGAGCATATTTCGCACCCGGGAGGAGATCATGCGACGCGCGCTTGTTCTGTTTTCAATGCTATTGGCCCTGGTCTGGCTGGGCGCCACGGATGTGAGCGGAACCCAGTCCGGCACCTGGACATTGGCCAACAGCCCCTACAATATCATCGGCGACGTCACCGTTCCGGCCGACGCCAGCCTCAGCATCGAGCCCGGCGTGGAAGTCTTTGCCCTGGGCAATTTCCGTCTCAACGTTGGCGGCACCCTCAGCGCCGCGGGCACCGAGGCCGACACGATCCGCTTCCGCAGCGGGCAGGCAGACCCCAACGCCCTCTGGAAAGGCATCCGGCTGGAAAACGAGTCCCAGCAGAGCCAGATCCAGCATTGTCACATCGAAAAGGCCGAATACGGAGTCAATTCCGTGAACTCGCCGGCGCAGATCGACCACAACCGCTTCTCCCACAACGAGAAGGGGATCCATGTTTACGGCATCGGCTCCGCCAACCCGCCGGTGGTACAGGTGCAGCACAACCTCATCGAATTCAGCATCCAGAACGGCATCTTCATCGTTCAGAACAGCAACGCCCTGATCGAATACAACGATATCCGCTTCAACGGCACCGGCAGCCAGTACATGGCGGCCATCCAGCTTTCAAACCAGTCCACGGGGGGCTCGAACAGCCCTGTAATCCAGCACAACCACATCCACCACAACTTCAAGCAGGGCGTCACGGGCTGGGACATCGTGGGGGCCAACGCCATCCAGCCCCAGATCCTGAACAACCTCATCGAATACAACCTCACCGGCATCTATCTGTTGAACGCCTCCGGCTATGTGGCCGACAACATCATCCGCCACAACTTCATCTCTGGCGACGCCAATTCCGGCGCCGGGGTGATGGTGGCCGGTTCCACCAGCGAGCCTTACTTTGAGCGCAACCAGATCTACGGCAATTTCACGGGTTTTTACATCGGCACGAACGCCCAGCCCTGCCTGGGAAACATGAATATCTACCACGCCTGGGCCCAGGGCGAAAACCAGATCTACGCCAACATCGACGAATCCAACACCTTGCATAGCGTTTACACCTATTCCTACACCAATCCGGGGATCACCATTTACGCTGAAAACAACTCCTGGGGCACCAACGATCCCGCCCAGATCGCCCTCGGCATCAACGATCAGCATGACAGCCCCAGCTTGCCCCTGGTGGATTTTGACCCCATCCTGCCCATCGTGATGCCCACCCAGGTTACCGGCAGCGTTAGCTACACCGGACCCTTCAGCCTCAGCAATTTCCGCGTGCAGCTCGTGGGCGCGGATTCCGGCGAGATCTATCTCGAGGAGCCGGTGAGCGCGGACCAGCCTTTCACGCTTTCCCAGATCCTGGACGAACCTTTCCACGTGGTGGCCCTGGCCAGCGTGGCGGGGGTGGAACGCACTCTCTACGGCACTCCGGGCGGCCTGCTGATCCCCTCGACCTTCACTCCGGACGGCAGCACCACCGTGGAGGCCGGCACCATCACCATCGAAGAGGCACAGCCGCCGCGCTATCACGATGTGGAGGGGCCCGCCATGATCGGCGTTCACCTCTGCTATCCCGTCTATCACCGCTTTTTCGTTTACCACTGGGACCACATCAACTGGCTCTATGAAGCGGGGGATTACCTCTTCATCAAGCGCCACGAACGCTTCAACGACGCGGCGAACATCGTTTTTGACCTCCCCGATGACGTGATCTGGGACAAGATCACCGGCATCGGCTACAACGACGCCTGGCTGCGCACCGAGATCCTCGACGACGCCGGGACCCAGCGCGTGAGCATGTTCCGCGCTAAAATCGTGACGGCTTCTCCCGATGGCTCGAAAACCCATACGCTGATCATCCAGACCAACACCGTGAACCAGCAGATCGTCTCCATCCGCATGCTGGATGACGGCCTGGAGCGCCTCTACCACTATGCCGCGGGCTACGTGACCAAGGGCGAGACCGTGGTGAGCAACATTCCCAGCCAGTATCTGCATGAAGACAGCTGGTGGGTCTATCAGCCCTTCCTGCCGGTGTATCAGCCCACCAACCTCTGTGTGGACCAGGTGGAACACTTTGACGAAAACCCCTGGGCCCTCACCCTCTATTGGCAGGCGCCGGTGGACGACGGCATTTTCGACTGGACCCATTACCGCGTTTACAACAATGGTGCCCTCTTCGCGGAAGTGCCTTTCGCCCTTAACTACTGGCACACCAATAACTTCAATTCCCAGATAGAGCATCACCTCACCGTCTGCGCCTTCGACGGGCAAACCGAAAGCGTTCCCACCAACGAGATCTGGGTGATGGCCGTGGTTTCAGACGATCCGGTGGCCGTGCCGCCGGTGCTGAGCATCGGCCCCAATCCAGCTTCCCTGGCTGAAAACGGCGGGGTGGAAGTGAGCATCAAAAGTTCCGTTCCCCTGGCTGGGCAGCTGGGTATCCACAACCTGCGGGGGCAGTTGGTTAAAAAGGTGCCGGTGGCCTCAGACGGAGATTTCGGCTGGCGCTGGGACCTGCGCGACGCCCGCGGGGAACGCTGCTCCTCCGGGATCTATTTTTTCCAGGCAGAGTTGGAAGGGCAGCCGGTGCTGCGGCGCAGGCTGGTGCTGATCAAATGATACGACTCCCTTTCAAATCGGGTGGGTAAAGCCCAGACGCGGAATACGATAGCGTAAGGGTGAGTGCCCGGGAACCCCGCGGAGGAGCGAAACGGTGCCCTCTGGCCATTAAGGCCATTTCCCAGGTCCCGGACGCGCCTCCCGCCTGATGGCCGCGTTTGACGCGATGATCAGGCGGGCAGCGTGGGAGGGGGATGGAAGCGAGCGCTCAAGGCGTGACTGACAGGACGTTGCGGGGGGCAAGCATATCTGTCGCCCCCAAGCTTTATCCACCCGGTTTGGAAGAGAGTCAATGATTCCTGCCGATACAATGAGGCCCG
Encoded here:
- a CDS encoding glycogen/starch/alpha-glucan phosphorylase — its product is MKEGFLPKNDFHSIFFTDQAEQCSDDIKTLFLRHLEYSLVKDTTNAQPWDIFFALGLSLRDKLIERWLRTQYEYRKQDVKKVFYLSMEFLIGRLLANTLINLEEYDNAYDLLKEYGYALEDIIELEPDMGLGNGGLGRLAACFMDSLATQAYPAYGYGIRYEFGIFKQSIVQGYQVEEPDHWLKKGCPWEIRRPEITYRVRFGGRVLSEEMPDGRVIHRWVDTNDVMAVAWDIPIPGYKVDNVNNLRLWQATATDEFDFDYFNSGDYVRAVEKKNISENISKVLYPNDNIHLGKVLRLEQEYFFVSATLQDVLQGWKQDHDSFAELPDKIAVQLNDTHPALAIPELLRILIDEERLDFASAWNITRRCFSYTNHTILPEALEKWSVELFKELLPRHLELIYQINNHILGEVARLHPGDLTKLRNLSVIEEGPQKNLRMAQLCLHGSHAVNGVAKLHSQIIKDRIFPDFYEMYPERFQNKTNGITPRLWLKVCNPQLASLISEHIGEAWVADLELLRGLERYAADPEFQDAFLEIKQINKKALSRHIFRVTGIRTPADSIFDAQIKRLHEYKRQLLNVLGTIARYLRIKDDPQAPCVPRTVIFAGKAAPGYHLAKVLIKLINNLGVVVNKDPDVADRLKVVFLPDYTVSLAEKIIPAADVSVQISTAGFEASGTGNMKFALNGALTLGTLDGANVEMAEEIGPENMFIFGLNAAEVSALKQSGYNPYDHYNADAELRRAIEAIAADLFSPREKGIFDPIVRSLLDSGDPYCIMADFRSFLDASQRIDELWPDRRAWAHKAILNIARVGKFSSDRAIREYASEIWDVKPVLLDLP
- a CDS encoding lamin tail domain-containing protein — encoded protein: MKPAGLWNYLLLLAGTLLPPALCPAQVLINEVCYDPEGADGGKEWVELYNAGNTDVNLAGAKLFCGGADFVELFTFPHYVLRAHRFVLVGDEQVSQAVFITPLTLQNGGAETDGIRYLSPDGYYTDTVLYDSPNANSLPDDTGSVGTNFAPDVPEACSLARRMDGYDTNNCETDFCGDAEPTPGLPNRVRVDYALLHPQTWQEAGDWCFGLWVKNLSDISPTLSADLRIYLDGMKIAENIVSDLAAGDSLWRQYNLPVSDAENHQISAQLELDNDPDPANNSVTLDLFLQNLSLPLINEVMFAPETGKQEWIELWVDSVPVREDFGIRDAGGNDFSFSLPARAGYFVLCAAPELFLLQYPGCPANAVVGTNGWAALNNDGDSLLLLNAAGDSLNQMSFSGANAQPGTSLERQQDSSQQTIWRLSLDPSGSTPGLANSQSVVVPDFQGQVSIQGSPCNPHKGEQIHIFYQLGSPQSQLNCRVYDLSGCLLRVLADNTPVPAEGRLSWDGKDAAGKIVPRGRYFFVWEARPTDGQKTFREQLTAVIFY
- a CDS encoding DUF2087 domain-containing protein yields the protein MGSPPHGRAKDIPGTAYGGDILLKRQALHDHCLVRRELVDEGVLSRQDGVYCFVENYAARPGFHQKIWQMSGGTAA
- a CDS encoding ATP phosphoribosyltransferase regulatory subunit; translated protein: MSPNKRPQVEFLPEEVWKWKLMEERFDRVLKLHNYHEVRLPILQDRELVQKGITALMPGREAARVAARTLDVCGPEGGPGSLSLRPEGTISVLSHVAKTYRRGDIHRYYYHGPVFRQTRDQAPRESFQLGVELLGSDSLISENEVISLGMRLLRELGFRDASLSLNSFGCENCRRDYFAAARAELGRHCDEYCPACLGELKANPLAETHCEDERCRHRVPGGLKILDHLCARCQANFASIKKVQANLGHPYRVDPGLFKNFAYYNETVFDLVIGEGETELTVGGGGRYDYLAEKISKARIPAVGFYLDLDLVFSAMDARGLFFAWDSDFSVYVCAQSPNMEMMLLQIAQELHTQDIITVLSPDIRDSGEEQLRARAQKCDLMLAIREEDIREGKLLLFNLSRDTQAYIPLHRLAESVQVVRKTLRK
- a CDS encoding RidA family protein, with the translated sequence MQPISTLKAPAALGPYSQAMMMNNTLFVSGQLGIEADTGNWGEGFEAQANLVFANLKAILEAAGMSFRNVVKVSVFLKDMNDFAALNEIYARNFSAPYPAREAIQVARLPKDGLIEISVIAMK
- a CDS encoding cob(I)yrinic acid a,c-diamide adenosyltransferase, coding for MSITTKTGDGGQTSLYSGERVWKDDLRVRAYGALDELDAHLGDARHQIADARALAILLDIQNALYRVMGELATPGGGYPHPVTDVDVEAIGKLILELETATPVTGFVVPGSLPASARLDICRTVARRAEREVVALARAETVSPPLRRFVNRLSDLLFILARSLEAKEGAIRYKQTPQGE
- the gpmA gene encoding 2,3-diphosphoglycerate-dependent phosphoglycerate mutase produces the protein MYKIVLVRHGESLWNKENLFTGWTDVDLSEQGVREAKTAGQRLAAAGFSFDEAWTSVLKRAIRTLWLVLDEMDLMYLPTHKDWRLNERHYGALQGLNKAETAARYGEEQVKIWRRSFDVPPPALELSDPRHPGLDPRYAHLDKDQLPLCESLKDTCKRTLPFWDEVIVPRLVAGRRMVVAAHGNSLRAIVKNLNGISDADIAGLNIPTGIPLVYEFGADLSVEKRYYLADADELAQAESAVANQGKATK
- a CDS encoding 4Fe-4S binding protein, whose translation is MAVKIDKDTCIGCGACVDVCPVQALSMEDGKAKCDEGTCIDCGACIGTCPVQAISE